TCGGCGCCGCGCCGCGGTCCTCGGCGGGAACCGTCCGCCGCCGGTTCCGAAACACACATGCCACGAACGTCCGTGGCCGGAGGTACCACGTCACCATGACGGACCACCCCGACCTCCGCGCCCGGATCCCGGCGGCCGTCGACCCGTCGTGGCTCTCGGTGCCCGCGGGCCTGCTCGCGGCCGCCGGGGCGTTCGCGTACGCGCCGGTCGGCCGGGACGCGGCCGTCATGCTCGCCATCACGCTGTTCTGTGTCGCCCTCTGGATCGGTTCGCCGGTCGAGCCGTGGTTCACCGGGCTCGTCTGTCTCGGCCTCGTCGGCGTGACGTTCTCCTCGGAGCTCGCGCTCGTCGGGTTCCGCTCGCCCGCGACGTGGCTCGTCGTGCTCGGCATCCTGCTCGGCGAGGCGACCCGGCAGAGCGGGCTCGCGAACCTCGTCGAGCGCCGGGTGCTCCACGCGATGCCGGGCGCCGGAACGATGACCGCCACGGGGACGTACCGGTTCCTCCTCCTCGCCCTGTCGGCGGCCGCCCTGGGCTTCGTCGTGCTCGTCCCCTCCGCGCTCGTCCGCGTGCTCATCCTCGGGCCCATCCTCGTCTCGGTCGGCGACGTGTTCGCCGAGCGCCGGCCGAAGGTCGGCCTGTTCCTCGGCCCGCTGTTCGTCACCTACTACGGCGGCACCGGGATCCTCACCGGCTCGCTCGCGAACATCATCATCACCGGCCTCGTCGAACCGGCCGGGCTCTCCATCGGCTGGGTCGAGTGGGCGACGTGGCTCGGACCGGTGATGACCGTCGGCAGGTCGCTGGCCGTCGTCGCGGTCGCCTACGTCCTCTACCGGCCGCGCGAGTCGGCCGCGCTCGACCCCGCGGCCGGGTCGGCCGAGCGCCCCGGCGTCTCCCCGACCGAGCGCCGGATGCTGGCGTTCCTGCTCGTCGGCGTCGCCGTCTGGGCGACCGACTCGATCCACGGGCTCCACCCGCTGTACGGCGCGCTGGTCGTCGCGCTGCTCGCGTTCGCCCCCCGGATCGGCGTCGTCGGCTCGGAGGCGGTGGCCGAGGCGGACTTCTCCATCGTCTTCTTCCTCGGGGCCATCTTCGCCATCGCGGAGGGGCTCCAGCGGACCGCGTTCACCGCCGTCGCGGCCGAAGCCGTCCTCTCGCGGATGCCCGCGGACGCGTCGCTCCCGCTCGTCCTCGTCTTCGTCGTCGCCGCCGCCATCGCGCTCACGTTCGTGATGGAGGGACTCGCGGTCGCGAGCGTGCTGACGCCCGTGCTCGTCCCGTTCGCCGCGAGCGCGGGCATCCCGCTGCTCCCGGTCGCGCTGACCGAGGCGGTCGCGCTCAACACCTACTTCTTCCCG
The DNA window shown above is from Halorarum salinum and carries:
- a CDS encoding SLC13 family permease; translated protein: MTDHPDLRARIPAAVDPSWLSVPAGLLAAAGAFAYAPVGRDAAVMLAITLFCVALWIGSPVEPWFTGLVCLGLVGVTFSSELALVGFRSPATWLVVLGILLGEATRQSGLANLVERRVLHAMPGAGTMTATGTYRFLLLALSAAALGFVVLVPSALVRVLILGPILVSVGDVFAERRPKVGLFLGPLFVTYYGGTGILTGSLANIIITGLVEPAGLSIGWVEWATWLGPVMTVGRSLAVVAVAYVLYRPRESAALDPAAGSAERPGVSPTERRMLAFLLVGVAVWATDSIHGLHPLYGALVVALLAFAPRIGVVGSEAVAEADFSIVFFLGAIFAIAEGLQRTAFTAVAAEAVLSRMPADASLPLVLVFVVAAAIALTFVMEGLAVASVLTPVLVPFAASAGIPLLPVALTEAVALNTYFFPYQSAVLVAILGLDVVDSMELVRMTAVCSLVTLVVLLPIQLAIFAVAF